The Neospora caninum Liverpool complete genome, chromosome X genome includes a region encoding these proteins:
- a CDS encoding putative penicillin amidase domain-containing protein, which yields MARFGGHVFLACGAVSLVGFAVLVQDYVQNQLQGIKTGVDVYRDEHGIPYIFGQNADDASYVQAFIEYTVVMGAAISSAWSEAAAKLPARPIEFALLDWEPYTAWTPNDVLQISVAFTLFLNRGFTVDFCRVLLKKELGRYWKAFDIRVTDPRIPFVNSEGIFPSLFDQNGFRISLPPEERRDDAWARRRPERDGAEQRQEVGSEGPEAGEPGHGGGSTRDDEKDPKITAGKWGGSNSWAVSGKYTASGFPILAGDPHLEAHAPGAGSGSSRGEEEARQAAEKKKPSRLIGAAFVGTGTIFVGHNGDSAWSHTIAHTDIEDLFLIKLDPSGKNYLYDGQWIPLRTRVEEIAVKGVAKPVKRLLRFTHHGPLVTDLYKELRELVKEDEALAFASVAVRSPAAVDFTEQLNSAKNWKDLVTLGRVNQQIEFVTVWATREGDIGASLTGGVPERSPAPDGGGDFRDGSKSSSDWNGAVPTETLPHVMNPPQGFVATANCQIAPDAEDVLGQAYVPGNRIRRIHERLNALIKRKKVTVQDMMDVQLDVESVNGREFRDYVLRTVLFAFTTSPLADSEKNGEGSSEASKATQGARQGEERDHSSHISPEARRVQEMCSKEGVTQQDGKLLADIFRKWDGRMNVESIGATVYEVWMQWLLQDLFKLHKFSDHALFVVAGKSSVFRLDLTVVAFRGGFHSTWLPRTEMLNHWRDNILRALENNDNLISDVTTPVSLLCMGASSALRWLRVRYGEAGTLWFWGSVRARFFTHALGEAVPLLRHTASIGPLRWGGNYGTIRAHHNEPHVLSHETPRESQYTKGLDTPTFRMVVDTGDFTNCYWAFSPGVSGWVGSRHYSDMAQSMAEGSEFMLPMLWTDEQIAGAAVTHARFLPVGFKAPRRTEVDRRKETEL from the exons ATGGCGCGATTCGGCGGGCACGTGTTCCTCGCGTGTGGGGCGGTGAGCCTCGTGGGTTTCGCTGTCCTCGTGCAGGACTACGTCCAAAACCAA CTGCAAGGGATCAAAACAGGTGTAGATGTGTACCGGGATGAACATGGCATTCCATATATCTTTGGTCAAAATG CGGACGATGCCAGCTACGTCCAAGCTTTTATTGAATATACAG TGGTCATGGGTGCTGCTATTTCATCAGCCTGGAGCGAAGCCGCTGCGAAGCTGCCAGCGAGGCCGATCGAGTTTGCGCTTCTCGACTGGGAGCCGTACACGGCGTGGACGCCTAATGACGTTCTCCAAATTTCCGTGGCTTTCACGCTCTTCCTCAATCGAGGATTTACGGTCGATTTCTGCCGGGTGCTCCTAAAGAAGGAATTGGGTCGCTACTGGAAG GCCTTTGACATTCGCGTGACCGACCCGCGGATTCCATTCGTGAATTCGGAGGGaatctttccttcgctctttgACCAAAACGGCTTCCGCATTTCTCTTCCCcctgaggaaagaagagacgatgCTTGGGCTCGGCGCCGGCCGGAGCGAGACGGggcagaacagagacaggaagtcGGGAGTGAGGGGCCAGAAGCCGGAGAGCCTGGACATGGCGGAGGCAGTAcaagagacgacgagaaggatCCTAAGATCACAGCGGGAAAATGG GGAGGCAGCAACAGTTGGGCTGTGTCAGGAAAGTATACAGCATCCGGGTTTCCGATTCTCGCTGGAGACCCTCATCTGGAGGCGCATGCTCCTG GAGCTGGGAGCGGAAGCagtcgaggcgaagaggaggcgagacaagcagccgagaaaaaaaaaccatCGCGCCTCATCGGTGCAGCCTTCGTCGGGACTGGCACGATTTTCGTCGGACACAATGGCGACTCTGCGTGGAGTCACACGATCGCGCACACAGACATTGAAGACCTTTTTCTAATCAAGTTGGATCCTTCCGGGAAGAATTACCTGTACGATGGACAGTGGATTCCTCTGCGTACGCGTGTCGAAGAGATCGCCGTGAAG GGTGTGGCGAAGCCTGTCAAGCGTTTGCTTCGTTTCACCCACCATGGTCCACTGGTCACCGATCTGTACAAGGAGCTCCGCGAACTCGTGAAAGAGGATGAGGCGCttgccttcgcttctgttGCAG TTCGTTCACCCGCCGCCGTCGACTTCACAGAGCAGTTGAACTCCGCGAAGAACTGGAAAGACCTTGTGACACTG GGACGTGTGAACCAGCAGATTGAGTTCGTCACAGTCTGGGcaacgagagaaggggacaTTGGAGCCTCACTCACGGGAGGCGTCCCCGAACGATCCCCAGCACcagacggcggaggcgaTTTCCGTGATGGATCCAAGTCGTCTTCCGACTGGAAT GGTGCGGTGCCAACCGAGACGTTGCCGCACGTCATGAACCCGCCGCAAGGCTTCGTCGCCACAGCAAACTGTCAAATCGCGCCCGACGCAGAGGACGTTCTCGGCCAGGCCTATGTTCCAGG CAATCGAATCAGAAGAATCCACGAGAGACTCAACGCGTTGATCAAAAGGAAGAAGGTCACCGTGCAGGACATGATGGATGTGCAA CTTGATGTGGAAAGTGTGAACGGCCGGGAATTCCGAGATTATGTCCTGCGCActgtcctcttcgccttcaccACGTCTCCTTTAGCCGACTctgagaagaacggagaggggAGCAGCGAAGCCAGCAAGGCGACACAAGGAGCAAGACAAGGTGAAGAAAGAGACCATTCTTCCCACATCAGCCCCGAGGCACGGCGAGTCCAAGAGATGTGCTCCAAAGAGGGCGTAACCCAACAGGACGGAAAGCT cctGGCAGACATCTTTCGCAAGTGGGACGGGAGAATGAACGTCGAGTCGATTGGGGCGACCGTCTATGAGGTGTGGATGCAGTGGCTGCTCCAGGACCTCTTCAAGCTCCACAAATTCTCCGACCACGCTCTCTTTGTTGTTGCAGGAAAGTCTTCAGTCTTCAGGCTCGATTTAACTGTCGTGGCATTCA GAGGAGGGTTTCATTCGACCTGGCTGCCTCGCACAGAAATGCTGAATCACTGGAGGGACAATATCTTGCGTGCCCTGGAAAACAACG ATAACTTAATTTCCGATGTCACGACGCcggtctcgcttctctgcatggGCGCCTCCTCGGCTCTACGGTGGCTGCGCGTACGCTACGGAGAGGCCGGGACTCTCTGGTTCTGGGGCTCCGTCCGAGCCCGCTTTTTCACCCACGCGCTCGGCGAGGCAGTTCCTCTGCTGCGGCACACTGCGTCCATCGGTCCGCTGAGGTGGGGAGGCAATTACGGGACAATTCGAGCTCACCACAATGAACCGCATG tCCTAAGTCACGAGACGCCCCGGGAAAGTCAATACACGAAAGGGCTCGATACTCCAACTTTTCGCATG GTTGTCGATACAGGAGACTTCACGAACTGCTACTGGGCCTTTTCACCGGGGGTCTCTGGGTGGGTCGGCAGTCGCCACTACAGTGATATGGCGCAGTCCATGGCAGAAGGATCAG AATTCATGCTTCCGATGCTGTGGACGGACGAGCAGATCGCTGGTGCTGCCGTCACGCACGCTCGGTTTCTCCCTGTGGGCTTTAAGGCACCCAGACGCACAGAAGTCGACCgccgaaaagagacggaatTATAG